The following nucleotide sequence is from Candidatus Schekmanbacteria bacterium.
CAATAAAGTTATTGATAGTTATTAAACATTTAGACAAATAATAAATCCTAAACATTGAATAGTATCAGTTTATGGAAAATATTTCCTTCAACCTAAATGGCAATGATGTTTCTATTAAGACTGAGAGCAGTAGGATTCTCTTGTGGATTTTAAGGATTGATTTTGGATTAACAGGGACAAAATATGGTTGCGGTGAAGGCCACTGCGGCGCCTGCACCGTTTTAGTAAATAACGAAGCGGTAAGGTCCTGTCAGTTGACCGTAAAGGATGTCGCCGGAAAGGAAGTCGTTACTATCGAAGGGCTCTCAAAAAATGGAAAACTTCACCCTCTTCAAAAGGCCTTTATAGAGCATAACGCTTTTCAATGCGGTTTTTGCACATCTGGAATGATTTTAAACGCTTACGGCTTTTTAATGAAAAACCCCAAGCCGTCACGGACAGAAATTATTGAAGGAATGAATGACAATCTTTGCCGATGCGGTGCACATATTAGGATTATCAGAGCAATTGAGAGTGTAGCTTTGCAACCGAATAAGGACAAAGAATAATGAGCAAACAAGATTACATTGATCTTGATTTCACTGATATAAAGACCTTCCCCTCTTCAATCAAAAGGCGCCATTTTCTTAAACTTTTAGGAAGCGGAATAATTATTTTATTTTCCCTTGATTCATCTGCTTTTCAGGAGGTAATAAAAAAAAGAGGGTATCTCGA
It contains:
- a CDS encoding (2Fe-2S)-binding protein; this encodes MENISFNLNGNDVSIKTESSRILLWILRIDFGLTGTKYGCGEGHCGACTVLVNNEAVRSCQLTVKDVAGKEVVTIEGLSKNGKLHPLQKAFIEHNAFQCGFCTSGMILNAYGFLMKNPKPSRTEIIEGMNDNLCRCGAHIRIIRAIESVALQPNKDKE